One Callospermophilus lateralis isolate mCalLat2 chromosome 6, mCalLat2.hap1, whole genome shotgun sequence genomic region harbors:
- the LOC143402005 gene encoding butyrophilin subfamily 1 member A1-like codes for MFVFTEQFQVVGPRHSIVAVLGEDAILPCALVPAMNAENMELGWFRSTLSQAVFIYWNQQEQTEEQMDEYRGRTSLVKDFLSEGQASVHIHKVQVSDNGMYTCFFRHGGFYEEADLEVKVAGMGSDPQVHIEGPEEDGVRVMCKASGWFPKPQVQWRDLSGKKFPALSEAHSQDTEELFSVEATLVVRDSSVGDVTCSVLNPVLGQEKAMAIYIPEPFFPQASPWKPAFAVILTMLGLLLLGASYLSTKEHSRRMQVRQEKEHLWRLKEEEQQAKEEALKAIDQRKEAYLSAWRKAPLYADWRKEQFQAYAGITNGVAVAEVIVTTLMHLTLEDPCVFRDEKCSVLGLEGITSGRWYWEVKIENALSSRWTLGVCRKDVKRKGNYPESSQRGFWVMGKVNKSYFALTNPETWLSSVQDLFRVGVFLDYSEGEVSFYNMIDGSHIFSFPPASFSGALFPYFMIMYGDVTMTVCSKESGSEGLPEPLNNFPPLEETLSTPMEGFSSGCGVDGAPPEAESLLLP; via the exons ATGTTTGTGTTCACAGAGCAGTTCCAGGTTGTTGGCCCTCGACACTCCATTGTGGCAGTGCTGGGTGAGGATGCCATACTGCCCTGTGCCCTAGTCCCAGCCATGAATGCAGAGAACATGGAACTGGGGTGGTTCCGCAGCACACTCTCACAGGCAGTGTTCATCTACTGGAACCAACAGGAACAGACTGAGGAGCAGATGGATGAGTACAGAGGGCGGACCTCACTGGTGAAGGACTTCCTTTCAGAAGGGCAGGCTTCTGTGCACATCCACAAGGTCCAGGTTTCTGACAATGGAATGTACACCTGCTTCTTCAGACATGGAGGCTTCTATGAAGAGGCTGATTTGGAAGTGAAGGTGGCAG GGATGGGCTCTGACCCCCAAGTGCACATAGAAGGGCCAGAAGAGGATGGAGTGCGTGTGATGTGCAAAGCCTCAGGATGGTTCCCAAAGCCCCAGGTGCAGTGGAGAGACCTCAGTGGAAAGAAGTTCCCAGCACTTTCTGAGGCCCACAGCCAAGACACTGAGGAGCTGTTTAGTGTGGAGGCCACTCTGGTGGTGAGAGACAGTTCTGTGGGGGATGTGACCTGCTCTGTCCTCAACCCTGTCCTGGGCCAGGAGAAGGCCATGGCTATTTACATCCCAG AGCCCTTCTTCCCTCAGGCTTCTCCCTGGAAGCCAGCATTTGCTGTGATCCTGACCATGCTGGGGCTCCTACTCTTGGGGGCTAGCTATTTAAGCACCAAAGAACATTCCAGAAGGATGCAGGTGAGGCAGGAAAAGGAGCATCTGTGGCGGCTTAAGGAGGAGGAACAGCAGGCAAAGGAAGAGGCGCTGAAGGCCATTG ATCAGAGAAAGGAAGCTTATCTGTCTG CCTGGAGGAAGGCCCCTCTGTATGCAG ATTGGCGGAAGGAACAGTTCCAAGCCT ATGCCGGCATCACCAATGGTGTTGCTGTGGCAGAAGTGATCGTCACAACACTG ATGCATCTGACCTTGGAGGACCCCTGTGTGTTCCGTGATGAAAAATGCAGTGTGTTGGGTCTTGAGGGCATCACATCAGGAAGATGGTACTGGGAAGTGAAGATAGAGAATGCATTATCCAGCAGGTGGACTCTGGGAGTCTGCAGGAAAGATGTGAAGAGAAAAGGCAACTACCCCGAATCATCACAAAGGGGATTTTGGGTCATGGGGAAAGTTAACAAGAGTTATTTTGCCCTAACTAATCCTGAGACTTGGTTATCTTCTGTGCAGGATCTTTTCAGGGTGGGGGTCTTCCTGGACTACAGTGAAGGGGAGGTCTCCTTCTATAACATGATTGATGGGTCCCacattttctctttccctccagCCTCCTTTTCTGGAGCTCTTTTTCCAtacttcatgattatgtatggagATGTGACCATGACCGTCTGCTCCAAGGAAAGTGGGTCTGAGGGGCTCCCTGAACCCCTTAACAATTTTCCTCCTTTGGAGGAAACCCTGAGCACCCCAATGGAGGGGTTCAGCTCAGGTTGTGGGGTTGATGGAGCTCCCCCAGAGGCTGAATCTCTGTTACTTCCCTGA